The following coding sequences are from one Capsicum annuum cultivar UCD-10X-F1 chromosome 3, UCD10Xv1.1, whole genome shotgun sequence window:
- the LOC107865875 gene encoding uncharacterized protein LOC107865875, producing the protein MQCPEETIARLFYNVSSSFQLFLIFSYFTSILLGKLFYFLGGDPFFWRNRNSGYEFAEFSDEENEYNYHNDAESGEGNDFLAHTFRENGKIEYNLNSSVADEGDSVYATPDSESVHDDDHDNEEKILNSDSYNCDLDTTDNDINHGKLYRKVMKEKKVKRSNKFCREENFLVYAPAKLESKRFQFRKKEDNNVDEIFGDSCSVGSTSRSSIKDSGTEEEDPFSSSSSRRSCPKWESYTVFQKYDEEMLFLDRISIQKLHETESLRSIQSCPRSISDRIVHKLTTNNRKSSDFRHNPYHELEAAYVAQVCLAWEALSWNYKYFKSLRASCPEGDPGCPAYVAQHFQQFQVLLQRYIENEPYEHGKRPEIYARMRSLAPKLLQVPEYRDSDEEKGEEELWSRISSDAFLGIMEEAIRTFMKFLKADKENPCQVLMTAFFRRNKRGSTDLTLLLLLKKVNRKKKSRVKDIGRSGKCGLAKRRLKEEEEMEILMGLIDLKVVSRVLRMSEVNDEQLHWCEDKMSKVRVSDGKLFRDASPLFFPAPH; encoded by the exons ATGCAATGTCCTGAAGAAACAATTGCAAGGTTATTCTACAATGTGTCAAGTTCCTTTCAACTCTTCCTCATTTTCTCCTACTTCACTTCCATTTTACTTGGCAAACTCTTCTACTTTCTTGGTGGAGATCCATTTTTCTGGAG GAATCGAAACAGTGGATATGAGTTTGCTGAGTTTTCGGATGAAGAAAATGAATATAATTATCATAATGATGCTGAATCAGGGGAGGGAAATGATTTTCTAGCACACACATTTCGCGAAAATGGAAAAATTGAATACAACTTAAATAGCAGCGTCGCTGATGAAGGAGATTCTGTTTACGCAACACCAGATTCAGAATCTGTTCATGATGACGACCACGACAATGAAGAGAAGATTCTCAACTCGGATTCATACAATTGTGATTTAGACACGACAGATAACGACATTAATCATG GGAAACTTTATAGGAAAGTCATGaaggaaaagaaagtaaagaggaGTAATAAGTTTTGTAGAGAGGAGAATTTCTTGGTTTATGCACCAGCTAAGTTGGAGAGCAAGAGATTCCAATTCCGAAAAAAGGAGGATAATAATGTTGATGAAATATTTGGAGATTCTTGTAGTGTTGGTTCTACTTCTCGAAGCTCCATTAAAGATTCGGGTACTGAAGAAGAAGAtccgttttcttcttcatcatcaagaCGAAGTTGCCCCAAATGGGAATCTTACACTGTCTTCCAAAAATATGATGAAGAAATGCTGTTTTTAGATAGAATCAGCATACAAAAACTCCATGAAACAG AATCACTAAGATCCATTCAATCATGTCCAAGATCAATATCAGACAGGATTGTTCATAAATTGACAACAAACAACAGGAAGTCCTCGGATTTTCGACACAACCCTTATCACGAACTGGAGGCTGCTTATGTAGCACAG GTATGCTTAGCATGGGAAGCACTGAGCTGGAACTACAAATACTTCAAAAGCCTAAGAGCTTCCTGTCCCGAAGGGGACCCTGGTTGTCCTGCTTATGTAGCTCAGCATTTTCAACAGTTTCAAGTGCTATTACAAAGATACATTGAGAATGAGCCATATGAACATGGTAAGAGGCCTGAGATTTATGCCAGAATGAGAAGTTTAGCTCCAAAGTTGCTTCAAGTTCCTGAATATCGAG ATTCGGATGAAGAAAAAGGAGAGGAAGAATTATGGTCGAGAATATCATCAGATGCATTTCTTGGAATAATGGAAGAAGCAATAAGAACATTTATGAAATTCCTCAAAGCAGACAAGGAGAATCCTTGCCAAGTTCTGATGACAGCTTTCTTTAGGAGAAACAAAAGAGGCTCCACTGACCTTACTCTTCTCCTCTTACTCAAGAAAGTTAACAGAAAG AAAAAGTCAAGGGTGAAGGATATTGGCCGGTCAGGAAAATGCGGCTTGGCGAAAAGGAGAttaaaagaagaggaagagatGGAGATATTGATGGGATTAATAGACTTAAAAGTGGTGTCAAGAGTACTAAGAATGAGTGAAGTGAATGATGAACAATTGCATTGGTGCGAGGACAAAATGAGCAAAGTCAGAGTTTCAGATGGCAAATTATTCAGAGATGCTTCACCATTGTTCTTCCCAGCACCACATTAG